The following coding sequences lie in one Saimiri boliviensis isolate mSaiBol1 chromosome 6, mSaiBol1.pri, whole genome shotgun sequence genomic window:
- the CCKBR gene encoding gastrin/cholecystokinin type B receptor, whose amino-acid sequence MELLKLNRSVQGTGPGPGASLCRPGAPLLNSSSAGNLSCEPPRIRGAGTRELELAIRITLYAVIFLMSVGGNVLIIMVLGLSRRLRTVTNAFLLSLAVSDLLLAVACMPFTLLPNLMGTFVFGTFICKAVSYLMGVSVSVSTLSLVAIALERYSAICRPLQARVWQTRSHAARVIIATWLLSGLLMVPYPVYTIVQPVGPRVLQCVHRWPSARVRQTWSVLLLLLLFFIPGVVMAVAYGLISRELYLGLRFDGDSDSESQSRVRSRGGLPGRAGPGAVHQNGRCRPETGAGGEDSDGCYVQLPRSRPALELSALVAPTPGPGHGSRPIQAKLLAKKRVVRMLLVIVVLFFLCWLPVYSANTWRAFDGPGAHRALSGAPISFIHLLSYASACVNPLVYCFMHRRFRQACLETCARFCPRPPRARPRPLPDDDPPTPSIASLSRLSYTTISTLGPG is encoded by the exons ATGGAGCTGCTGAAGCTGAACCGGAGCGTGCAGGGCACCGGACCAGGGCCGGGGGCTTCCCTGTGCCGCCCAGGGGCGCCTCTCCTCAACAGCAGCAGTGCGGGAAACCTCAGCTGCGAGCCCCCTCGCATTCGCGGAGCCGGGACAAGAG AATTGGAGCTGGCCATTAGAATTACTCTTTATGCAGTGATCTTCCTGATGAGTGTTGGAGGAAATGTGCTCATCATCATGGTCCTGGGACTGAGCCGACGCCTGAGAACGGTCACCAATGCCTTCCTCCTCTCACTGGCAGTCAGCGACCTCCTGCTGGCTGTGGCTTGCATGCCCTTCACCCTCCTGCCCAATCTCATGGGCACATTCGTCTTTGGCACATTCATCTGCAAGGCGGTTTCCTACCTCATGG GGGTGTCTGTGAGTGTGTCCACGCTAAGCCTCGTGGCCATCGCGCTGGAGCGGTACAGCGCCATCTGCCGACCACTGCAGGCGCGAGTGTGGCAGACGCGCTCCCATGCGGCTCGGGTGATCATCGCCACGTGGCTGCTGTCCGGACTGCTCATGGTGCCCTACCCAGTGTACACTATCGTGCAACCAGTGGGGCCTCGTGTGCTGCAGTGCGTGCATCGCTGGCCCAGTGCACGGGTGCGCCAGACCTG GTCCGTACTGCTGCTCCTGCTCTTATTCTTCATCCCGGGTGTAGTGATGGCGGTGGCCTATGGGCTTATCTCCCGAGAGCTCTACTTAGGGCTTCGCTTTGACGGCGACAGTGACAGCGAGAGCCAAAGCAGGGTCCGAAGCCGAGGCGGGCTGCCGGGTAGGGCTGGACCAG GTGCTGTTCACCAGAACGGGCGTTGCCGGCCTGAGACTGGCGCGGGTGGCGAAGACAGCGATGGCTGCTACGTGCAGCTTCCACGTTCTCGGCCTGCTCTGGAGCTCTCGGCGCTGGTGGCGCCCACTCCTGGGCCGGGACACGGCTCCCGGCCCATCCAGGCCAAGCTTCTGGCTAAGAAGCGCGTGGTGCGAATGTTGCTGGTGATCGTCgtgcttttttttctgtgttggttgccagtttataGCGCCAACACGTGGCGCGCCTTTGATGGCCCAGGTGCACACCGAGCCCTGTCAGGTGCTCCCATCTCCTTCATTCACTTGCTGAGCTATGCCTCGGCCTGTGTCAACCCCCTGGTCTACTGCTTCATGCACCGTCGCTTTCGCCAGGCCTGCCTGGAAACCTGTGCTCGCTTCTGCCCCCGGCCTCCACGGGCTCGCCCCAGGCCTCTTCCCGATGATGACCCTCCCACTCCCTCCATTGCTTCGCTGTCCAGGCTGAGCTACACCACCATCAGCACACTGGGGCCTGGCTGA